The following DNA comes from Rhodopseudomonas boonkerdii.
GTATTCGCTGCCACGTCTTGCAAGATGCGCCGCATATGCACTCGCCACCATGGTCTTGGTCGGCTTGCAGCCGGTATTGACGCATGTGCCACCGAACAGATGACGCTCGATGACGGCCACTTTCTGCCCGGCCGCTGTCAGGCGACCAGCAAGCGGAGGACCCGCCTGACCGGTACCGATGATGATGGCGTCAAATTGATGTGCCATGTCCAGACAGCCTCCAAATGAATGCGAGCTTCCGTTCAAACCTTATTGGCACATATTCCAAGCGAAAAAACGGCGTCTGGCTCCGCTCAGGCCGCGGCCACGGCCACGGCCACGGCGAAGCCGATGCGTGGGAAATGAACCGCGACCACTCCGATTTCCGGATCTTCGCGGCGGATGATCACGCGCTCGCGATTTGCTGCGAGACATGTGCCTTTCACGGTATCGAAACCCCAGTCGGTCGGCGTCACCACCAGCGGCATCCCGATCGGCCACTCTGATGCCGTATCGCTCACAGGCTCCGGTTCGATGGCGCGAGCCACATCGAGCGCTGCGTCCGGTGTCATTGTCTGAGCGCCGCCATGCCCGAGGGCAGCGATACGATCCATCCATGTCAGCACGCCCGGATAATCGGACAGGCCTTCGTTCTCGCCGAGATTGCCACGCGCATACCACAACGGGTGATAGACGGCGACATCGGCCAGTGAAAGCTGTTTGCCGAGAATGAAGGGACCGCCCTCGGCAAGACATTGATCAATCCATGCCAGATGGTATCGAAACTGATCGCGCAACGATGGCACGCGTGGACGCATCTTTTCGCTGTCCCAGCCATCGAACCTGCCGGCAGTGAATGTCGCGCGATCGGCGTGCAGTTCCGGCGGAAAACGATCGCCATTGATGCCGAAGACGAGACCGAGCGATGTCGCGAACAAGGCCTGGTCTGCCCAGCCAGCGATCATGTCGGCACGGCCGCGTGCCCCAAGCGGATACAATGAGGGATCGGGAAAGCGCCGCTCGAGTTCGGCAAGGATCAGCCGCGTATCACAATAGATGTCGGCGCCAATCTGCAGCACGGGAATGCGCCGATAGCCGCCTGTCAACGGGATAAGCTGCGGCTTCGGAGCCATGCGTGGCTGCTCCACCGAGCGCCAGCGCAGGCTCTTCGCCCCGAATGTGATCCGGACTTTCTCGGCGAATGGCGAACGCGAATAGTGATGAAGAATGAGATCTGGCGCTGCCACCCGCGAGACGATCCGTCAGTCAGTGTTTGGTCGCTGACGATGCATCCTGCATCGCCTCGAATTCGGCGAGCGGATAGACGAGGCCGTCCGGGCTCGTGATCTCGATATCCCAGCTGCCATCTTCCAGCAGCTCCTTGGCTTTCTTGACGGCGCCCGCAGCGTTGTCGCGGCGGAGTGATACGGTGCCGGACGTGTCAGTCCCTTTGACGAAGAAAGGCAAGTTCATCCTCCCTCTGCAAATCTACTGTCCGCGGCATCATCGCCGCGTCACACGATATCTGATCACAAGCCGATGCGTCGCGCCAGCAACTTGAAAGTGACGCCAGCGCGACATCTTCACGGTTTCGCGCGCAAGGTAGACGGGCGTGTCAGTGCGAAGAAGATTAAAGCGCCGGTGGTCAGACATACCGCCATGACAATCAGTACCGCCGGCAGTCCCCAATAGGCGGCGACTGGACTGGTAATCGACTGCATGACTGCCGTGCCAAGAAAGAAGGCCAGATTGGAGGCCGACAACGCCTTGCCGATGTTCTCGGGTGCAACGGCTTGACGGACCATGCCATAGATGAGCGGCTGCATGGCAACGAGGAAACCGAACGTTACCAGCAACACGCTATCGACAGCCACCGGCAGCAACGGAACACCGAGCAGACGCGCAAGCGGGTAGCCGGGTGCGCCGGACGCCATGATCAGCAGCAGAGCGGCGGCAACCAGATGCACGCCGAGCAACAGCACGCGGCGGCCGCCGAACTTGCGATCGATGATGCCCGATACCACCGGCGCGATCACCAGCGCGATGGTAAATAGCAGCAGCACATTGCCGGCCTCGATGCGCGACAGGCCCTTGATTGTCATCAACCAGGGCCCGGCCCAGAGCCCGCGCAGCACAAGCTGCATTGCCAGCGATACGAAAGCGAGGATGATGATGCCGCGCAGTGCCCGCGACAGACCGAGACGCAACACCGAAACCATTTCAACACCGAGAGCCCGCTGCTGTCCCTCCGGCCGCACGATCGGCACGATCACGGCAATGAGACCTGCCACGATGACGGCAGCGGCGGCCGCAGTCCAGTAACCGGCACGCCAGCCCCAGTGCTCGACGACATAGGCCAGCGGGCTGGCGGACAGCAGCAGGCCGGAATTCCCGAAGGACAGGATGATACCCGACCACAAGCCGAACTGCGCCGCCGTCAACCGCTTGGCCGCGAGCGTGATCGGGCACATCAGCATCCCCGACGTCGCCATACCGATCGTGGCCTGCGAAACGAAGAAGGACAGCGGGCCGGTCGAGAAGGCAGCGATCGCCGCACCGACGATCGTGCCTGCGAACAGCACCAGCGACACTGAGCGAATGCTGTAGCGATCCAGCGCAACACCGACCGGGATCTGCAGCATGGCGAAGAAAAAATGATAGGCTGAGGTCAACGCCGCCAATGTCTGCGGGGTGACGCCGAGATCGGGCGCCATCACGTCGATCGCCAGAGCCGGCGTGGTCCGCAGCATGTTGGACAGCACGTGCCCGCAAGTGAGAATGAGCAGCGCAGCCATCAGCGCCACGCTGACGCGCGGTTCGGCAGCTTCGGGCTTTGCGGGAGACAGAGTTTCGGCAGCAGTCATAATGACGCTCGCCTACGAGATAATGTCGCAGGCGACAACCGCCACGAAAGCCGTGGCGGTCATGCATGACCCATGCTGCACCGCAGCTAAGCTGCGGCGGCAATCTTTACCGGCACCGACTTGTAGGCGGGCGTACCTGAACGCGCATCATGCGCGTCAAGCGCAACCAGCACATTGGCTTCGGGATAGTAGACCGCGATCGAGCCTTTCGGGATGTCATAGGCCACCGCCGTGACGCCGCGCATGGCGCGTACCGGACCATTTGGCGCATCCAGGACCACATCGATGACATCGCCATGGGCGAGGCCGCGGCTGACGAGATCGTCTGCATTGACGAAGACGATGTCACGACGTCCGGTAATGCCGCGATAGCGGTCGTTCATGCCGTAAATCGTCGTGTTGTACTGATCATGGCTGCGCAATGTCGTCAGCGTCAGCGCATGCTGATCCGACCCGTCTTCATAGAATCCCGGAAACACCAGGAACTGGGCCTTTCCGCTTTCCGTCAGCCATTCGCGTTCCGACGCAGCATTGCGCAGGCGGAAACCGCCGGGCTTCTTGATGCGCTCGTTATAATTCTCGAAGGCGGGAAACACCGATTCGATGGCGTCGCGAATCCTGTTGTAATCGGCGACAAGGTCGAGCCAATCCACTTTCGTGTTCGGCAACGTGGCAATCGCCATGTCCGCGACGACACGAGCTTCCGAGCGCAGATGCTCCGACGCCGGTTGCAACCCACCCCGCGAGCCGTGCACCATGGACATCGAGTCTTCCACGGTGACGAGTTGCTTGCCCGTCGCCTGAATGTCGACCTCGGTGCGACCGAGGCAAGGCAGGATGATCGACTCCTTCGCGGTCAGCAGGTGCGAGCGATTCAGTTTGGTGGCGATATGCACGGCGAGATCGAGGCTGCGCATCGCTGGATAGGTCACCTCCGGATCCGGCATCGCCACCGCGAGGTTGCCGCCGAGCGCGATCAGCGCCTTGGAGCGCCCATCGCGGATCGCCTTCACCGACGCAACCGCATCATGCCCATGCGCGCGCGGCGGATCGAAACCGAATACACGCTTGATGCCATCGAGCAATGCATCATTCGGCACTTCGGTGATGCCGACGGTCCGATCTCCCTGCACGTTCGAGTGCCCGCGCAGCGGCGAAATGCCGGCGCCCGGGCGGCCTAAATTACCGCGCAACAGCAGCAGATTGGCGATGTGCTGCACATTCGCTACGCCCTGCCGATGCTGGGTGATGCCCATGCCGTAATTGATGATGACGCTCTTGGCATTGGCATAGATACGGCCGAGATGCTCGATCTCCGCACGCGTCAGGCCCGACGATGCTTCGACCGCTTGCCATGAGGTCGCATCGAGATCGGCAAGAAGCCCTTCGATGCCTTCGGTGTGTTCGGCGATAAAAGCACGATCGAGCACATCCGGCCCGCCAGCGGCACGGCTCTCGGCATCGAGCGCCACCACCGCTTTCATCATGCCCTTCAGCACTGCCAGATCGCCACCGACCTTGATCTGGTAATAGACCGACGACAGCTTCGTCGCATGACCTGTCAGCATTTCCGACGGATGCTGCGGCGAGATGAAACGTTCCAGCCCGCGCTCGCGCAGCGGATTGATCGAGACGATGGCCGCGCCACGCTTGGCGCAGGCACGCAGCGTGTTGAGCATCCGCGGATGATTGGTGCCGGGATTATGACCGATGCAGAAGACGGCGTCCGCATGATCGAAATCCTCCAGCGTCACCGTACCCTTACCGATGCCGATAGACTTCGGCAGGCCGACGCTGGTCGCCTCGTGGCACATGTTCGAGCAGTCGGGAAAATTGTTGGTGCCGTATTCGCGCACGAACAACTGATACAGGAACGCGGCTTCGTTGGAGCAGCGGCCCGACGTATAGAACTCCGCCATGTTGGGATCGGGCAATGCGCGCAAACCGGCACCGATGCGCGCCATCGCGTCTTCCCACGAGA
Coding sequences within:
- a CDS encoding glutathione S-transferase family protein is translated as MAAPDLILHHYSRSPFAEKVRITFGAKSLRWRSVEQPRMAPKPQLIPLTGGYRRIPVLQIGADIYCDTRLILAELERRFPDPSLYPLGARGRADMIAGWADQALFATSLGLVFGINGDRFPPELHADRATFTAGRFDGWDSEKMRPRVPSLRDQFRYHLAWIDQCLAEGGPFILGKQLSLADVAVYHPLWYARGNLGENEGLSDYPGVLTWMDRIAALGHGGAQTMTPDAALDVARAIEPEPVSDTASEWPIGMPLVVTPTDWGFDTVKGTCLAANRERVIIRREDPEIGVVAVHFPRIGFAVAVAVAAA
- a CDS encoding FdhF/YdeP family oxidoreductase, with product MVKKKVEGVGEYQSAAGGWGALRAVADAVRSQLAVVDETRGLLTMNQPTGFDCPGCAWPDPKHTSSFEFCENGAKAVAWEATAKRTTPEFFAQHTVSELWEWHDHALENQGRLTHPMAYDAASDKFLPISWEDAMARIGAGLRALPDPNMAEFYTSGRCSNEAAFLYQLFVREYGTNNFPDCSNMCHEATSVGLPKSIGIGKGTVTLEDFDHADAVFCIGHNPGTNHPRMLNTLRACAKRGAAIVSINPLRERGLERFISPQHPSEMLTGHATKLSSVYYQIKVGGDLAVLKGMMKAVVALDAESRAAGGPDVLDRAFIAEHTEGIEGLLADLDATSWQAVEASSGLTRAEIEHLGRIYANAKSVIINYGMGITQHRQGVANVQHIANLLLLRGNLGRPGAGISPLRGHSNVQGDRTVGITEVPNDALLDGIKRVFGFDPPRAHGHDAVASVKAIRDGRSKALIALGGNLAVAMPDPEVTYPAMRSLDLAVHIATKLNRSHLLTAKESIILPCLGRTEVDIQATGKQLVTVEDSMSMVHGSRGGLQPASEHLRSEARVVADMAIATLPNTKVDWLDLVADYNRIRDAIESVFPAFENYNERIKKPGGFRLRNAASEREWLTESGKAQFLVFPGFYEDGSDQHALTLTTLRSHDQYNTTIYGMNDRYRGITGRRDIVFVNADDLVSRGLAHGDVIDVVLDAPNGPVRAMRGVTAVAYDIPKGSIAVYYPEANVLVALDAHDARSGTPAYKSVPVKIAAAA
- a CDS encoding MFS transporter, yielding MTAAETLSPAKPEAAEPRVSVALMAALLILTCGHVLSNMLRTTPALAIDVMAPDLGVTPQTLAALTSAYHFFFAMLQIPVGVALDRYSIRSVSLVLFAGTIVGAAIAAFSTGPLSFFVSQATIGMATSGMLMCPITLAAKRLTAAQFGLWSGIILSFGNSGLLLSASPLAYVVEHWGWRAGYWTAAAAAVIVAGLIAVIVPIVRPEGQQRALGVEMVSVLRLGLSRALRGIIILAFVSLAMQLVLRGLWAGPWLMTIKGLSRIEAGNVLLLFTIALVIAPVVSGIIDRKFGGRRVLLLGVHLVAAALLLIMASGAPGYPLARLLGVPLLPVAVDSVLLVTFGFLVAMQPLIYGMVRQAVAPENIGKALSASNLAFFLGTAVMQSITSPVAAYWGLPAVLIVMAVCLTTGALIFFALTRPSTLRAKP